The Mercurialis annua linkage group LG2, ddMerAnnu1.2, whole genome shotgun sequence genome contains a region encoding:
- the LOC126669452 gene encoding uncharacterized protein LOC126669452, with translation MLFRKSISTTKKLFQKTLNNFKSLFSSDSYQRIPKTSNNPYSYNDMSRTVHSSFNNNKDLDKFYHEFSDRWDNSDQNIKPKATKTTNNVTVTPPQPPVAAVAEPKQEMDGEFKKFTKASSNSRNKMKGLTRFQEYNKRDHEERSFLVAQKLKELEMIDMSNVDHVLDIEEVLHYYSRLTCPVYLDIVDKFFMEMYAEFLNPPPAYSTPRSVHSRPLRPSLLRS, from the coding sequence ATGCTGTTTAGAAAATCCATTTCCACCACCAAAAAACTCTTTCAGAAAACCCTAAACAACTTCAAGTCCTTATTTTCTTCTGATTCGTACCAGAGAATACCAAAAACATCAAACAATCCATATTCATACAACGACATGAGTAGAACTGTCCATTCAAGCTTCAACAACAACAAAGATTTAGATAAATTCTATCACGAATTCAGTGACCGGTGGGATAATTCAGATCAAAATATCAAACCCAAAGCAACAAAGACAACAAACAACGTAACAGTAACGCCGCCACAGCCGCCCGTGGCGGCTGTGGCCGAACCTAAACAAGAAATGGACGGAGAATTCAAGAAATTCACCAAGGCTAGCAGTAACAGTCGTAACAAAATGAAGGGTTTGACAAGATTTCAAGAATATAATAAAAGAGATCATGAAGAACGGAGTTTCTTGGTGGCACAGAAATTAAAGGAGCTAGAGATGATTGACATGAGCAATGTTGATCATGTTTTGGACATTGAAGAAGTTTTACATTATTATTCAAGACTTACGTGTCCTGTTTATTTAGACATTGTTGACAAGTTCTTCATGGAGATGTATGCTGAGTTCTTGAATCCACCACCAGCTTATTCAACTCCGCGCAGTGTCCATTCAAGACCTCTAAGGCCTTCTTTACTCAGgtcataa
- the LOC126667108 gene encoding transcription repressor OFP8, which yields MEHRFKTRISRMFRGSFGSCRTGNLSEMVEKPVFIPQNSHYNEYFHLMEPLTRPFPSICKPNCPEITTRAISNSIFPRQKISGAGRYPPFVSAGGHSCPPVSPVSPFLNPFYKKPKKNKKKKKTSSSQFKNGKNNRRDWSLFSSSSQDSAYFEDKYYWFSSEEEEDEESDTLFSSRSLSSDSSSHHHHHSRRHRRNKESSSRRRRASTAVNKGILPLHGKVKDSFAVVKSSSDPYNDFRTSMVEMIVEKQIFTAKDLEQLLQCFLSLNSDNHHNIILEVFTEIWEALFSNWS from the coding sequence ATGGAACACCGATTCAAAACCCGAATATCTCGCATGTTTCGCGGCTCGTTCGGTTCGTGCCGGACCGGAAACCTATCGGAAATGGTCGAAAAACCAGTCTTCATCCCTCAAAACAGTCACTACAATGAGTACTTCCATTTAATGGAACCGTTAACTCGACCATTTCCTTCGATTTGCAAACCAAACTGCCCTGAAATAACCACCAGAGCCATTTCTAATTCTATTTTTCCGAGACAGAAAATCTCCGGCGCCGGCCGGTATCCTCCTTTTGTATCGGCTGGTGGACACTCGTGTCCTCCTGTTTCTCCGGTGTCTCCTTTCTTGAACCCTTTCTACAAAAAACCTAAGAagaacaagaaaaagaaaaaaaccagTAGCTCCCAGTTCAAGAATGGTAAAAATAATCGTAGAGATTGGAGTTTGTTCAGCTCTTCTTCTCAGGATAGTGCTTATTTTGAAGATAAATACTACTGGTTCAgcagtgaagaagaagaagatgaagaatctGATACTCTTTTCTCTTCTAGAAGCCTATCTTCCGACTCATCAtctcaccaccaccaccacagcCGCCGTCACCGCCGTAACAAGGAGAGTTCCTCTCGCCGGAGAAGAGCTTCCACGGCTGTTAATAAGGGTATTTTGCCTTTGCATGGGAAAGTGAAGGACAGTTTTGCGGTAGTGAAGAGCTCTAGTGATCCGTACAATGATTTCAGAACATCAATGGTGGAGATGATCgttgaaaaacaaatatttacagcGAAGGATCTTGAGCAGCTTTTACAGTGTTTCTTGTCTTTGAACTCTGATAATCATCATAATATTATTCTTGAAGTTTTCACTGAAATATGGGAGGCTTTGTTCTCTAACTGGTCTTGA